From a single Brassica rapa cultivar Chiifu-401-42 chromosome A01, CAAS_Brap_v3.01, whole genome shotgun sequence genomic region:
- the LOC103830530 gene encoding LOW QUALITY PROTEIN: uncharacterized protein LOC103830530 (The sequence of the model RefSeq protein was modified relative to this genomic sequence to represent the inferred CDS: deleted 2 bases in 1 codon; substituted 1 base at 1 genomic stop codon) gives MVSWLMTLKAVLISSGVASVGLLLKVYVPIXAVDFSVSQAPVLWSSLLSWLKPPYLYVLTNGIIITIVASSKYYRNSSHHEQEGDESASPRMLEVKDLDPDAQFSFVAAKEEKIIDAVAMVEDESELKNLIMVENFDLVGSGGDEDVMMASANSNRSHVPLRMTESENLPPKDSRFDHRESVKASTRGGRRGVLRVHNDTLENTWKMITEGKSTTLPRQLYRRSDTFSRGNSGEANPVYRKSETFRDMTNHYQSQVRKEPSLSQDELNRRVEAFIKKFNEDMKLQRMESLRQYKEITDHAV, from the exons atgGTTTCGTGGCTGATGACTCTCAAGGCGGTGCTAATCTCGAGCGGCGTCGCTTCCGTCGGACTGTTGCTCAAGGTCTATGTTCCGATATGA GCTGTTGACTTCTCCGTGTCGCAAGCTCCGGTCCTGTGGAGCTCTTTGCTTTCGTGGCTGAAACCGCCGTATCTCTACGTCCTCACAAACGGAATCATCATCACTATCGTTGCTTCTTCGAAGTATTACCGGAACTCTAGCCACCATGAACAGGAAGGCGATGAATCAGCTTCTCCGCGGATGCTGGAGGTGAAGGATTTGGATCCGGATGCGCAATTCAGTTTTGTAGCCGCCAAGGAAGAGAAGATAATAGATGCAGTGGCGATGGTGGAAGATGAATCGGAGCTTAAGAACTTGATTATGGTGGAAAATTTCGATTTGGTTGGATCTGGTGGAGATGAGGATGTCATGATGGCGTCGGCGAATTCAAATCGGAGTCATGTGCCATTAAGGATGACTGAATCGGAAAATCTCCCTCCCAAGGATTCAAGATTTGACCACCGGGAGTCGGTGAAAGCTAGTACAAGAG GTGGAAGAAGAGGGGTGTTGAGAGTGCATAACGATACACTGGAGAATACTTGGAAGATGATAACGGAAGGTAAGTCAACGACGTTGCCCAGACAGCTATACCGGAGATCGGACACGTTTAGCCGTGGAAATTCCGGCGAGGCGAATCCGGTTTACAGGAAATCGGAGACGTTTAGGGACATGACTAACCATTACCAGTCTCAGGTGAGGAAGGAGCCGTCACTGAGTCAGGACGAGTTGAATCGGCGAGTTGAGGcatttattaaaaagtttaatgaGGATATGAAGTTGCAGAGGATGGAGTCACTGAGACAGTACAAAGAAATAACCGATCATGCGGTTTAG
- the LOC103830459 gene encoding uncharacterized protein LOC103830459 isoform X1, which produces MEHDLPSIKSWKSLVKRRNNPQEGLLQGKSSWKMKPVMALMCTLLLIFWYKTTNIQYQQTQIEETDYPFEMAKESEPVSEKLKGLPFGIIQPRSDLELKPLWSSTSLRSKGGELTNRNLLAMPVGLKQKDNVNAVVQKFLPANFTVILFHYDGNMDQWWDLEWSSKAIHIVAHNQTKWWFAKRFLHPDIVSIYDYVFLWDEDLGVENFNPQKYLKIVKKAGLEISQPALHPNSTEVHHRITVRSRTNVFHRRVYDSRGNMKCSNTSEGPPCTGFVEGMAPVFSRSAWFCTWNLIQNDLVHGWGMDMKLGYCAQGDRSKKVGIVDSEYIFHQGIQTLGGSGYPDKKNSARSGVTRRRGSATFDSRTEIRRQSTWELRTFKERWNRAVEEDKNWIDRSSSTRNRISNNRRFKRSSVISSLLQSQAEETRK; this is translated from the exons atggAGCATGATTTACCGTCTATTAAATCATGGAAGTCACTTGTTAAGAGGAGAAACAACCCTCAAGAAGGG CTTTTGCAGGGCAAGTCATCGTGGAAAATGAAACCGGTCATGGCTCTCATGTGTACACTTCTTTTGATATTTTGGTATAAGACCACTAATATCCAGTATCAACAGACACAG ATAGAAGAAACAGATTACCCCTTTGAGATGGCAAAG GAATCTGAACCGGTGAGTGAGAAGTTGAAAGGGTTGCCTTTTGGCATCATACAGCCTAGATCAGATTTGGAGTTAAAGCCTCTTTGGTCAAGTACTAGTTTGAGGTCAAAG GGAGGTGAATTGACAAACCGTAACTTGTTGGCAATGCCGGTAGGACTTAAACAAAAGGATAATGTGAACGCTGTTGTACAGAAG TTTCTTCCGGCGAATTTCACTGTGATTCTGTTTCATTATGACGGAAACATGGATCAATGGTGGGATCTGGAGTGGAGCTCTAAAGCCATACACATTGTTGCACATAACCAGACAAAATG GTGGTTTGCGAAACGGTTTCTCCATCCTGATATCGTCTCCATTTACGATTATGTTTTCCTTTGGGATGAAGATCTTGGAGTTGAGAACTTCAACCCTCAAAA ATACTTGAAGATAGTTAAAAAAGCAGGACTTGAGATCTCTCAACCGGCCTTGCACCCAAACTCAACCGAAGTTCACCATAGAATCACAGTCCGGTCTAGAACAAATGTATTTCATAG ACGAGTTTATGATAGTAGAGGCAATATGAAGTGCTCAAATACTAGTGAAGGGCCTCCATGCACCGG ATTTGTTGAAGGAATGGCTCCAGTGTTTTCAAGATCTGCCTGGTTTTGCACTTGGAATCTAATACAA AATGATCTGGTTCATGGGTGGGGAATGGATATGAAACTTGGGTACTGTGCTCAG GGTGACCGTAGCAAGAAAGTTGGGATAGTGGACAGTGAATATATATTCCATCAAGGCATTCAAACTCTAGGTGGAAGTGGTTATCCCGACAAGaag AACTCAGCTCGCAGCGGAGTCACAAGG AGACGCGGTTCTGCAACTTTTGATTCAAGAACAGAG ATACGGAGGCAGTCAACATGGGAGCTTCGAACTTTTAAAGAACGATGGAACCGAGCGGTTGAGGAAGACAAGAACTGGATCGACCGGTCTTCATCGACCAGGAATCGTATCAGCAATAACCGGAGATTTAAGCGGAGTAGTGTGATTTCAAGTTTATTGCAGAGCCAAGCTGAAGAGACTAGAAAATAA
- the LOC103831469 gene encoding RING-H2 finger protein ATL16-like, protein MDFQIIAAGVIGILATAFLLVSCYVLVNKCRRGNDVLDRVTSSGRLSNDHDDHFMFYSPEFRTSGEGEEKLSQKCSAYCVDPKNVNCPLCQTRFSCESSVHADEITAPNNSPVNVLHTVVIRSEDEYEIIEMGIWNGNSTSSDEIV, encoded by the exons ATGGACTTTCAGATCATAGCCGCCGGTGTGATAGGAATCTTGGCGACAGCTTTTTTACTTGTAAGCTGTTATGTTTTGGTTAATAAATGTAGGCGCGGAAACGACGTTCTTGACAGAGTGACCTCATCGGGACGGTTAAGCAACGACCATGATGACCATTTCATGTTTTATTCACCAGAGTTCAGAACCAgcggagaaggagaagagaagcTCTCTCAAAAATGCTCTGCCT ATTGTGTCGACCCAAAAAATGTCAATTGCCCTCTCTGCCAAACTAGGTTTTCTTGTGAGTCAAGTGTTCATGCGGATGAGATTACTGCTCCCAACAATTCCCCAGTGAATGTGTTGCACACCGTCGTGATTAGAAGCGAGGATGAGTATGAGATCATTGAGATGGGTATATGGAACGGTAATAGCACCAGTAGTGATGAGATAGTCTAA
- the LOC103830459 gene encoding uncharacterized protein LOC103830459 isoform X2 has protein sequence MEHDLPSIKSWKSLVKRRNNPQEGGKSSWKMKPVMALMCTLLLIFWYKTTNIQYQQTQIEETDYPFEMAKESEPVSEKLKGLPFGIIQPRSDLELKPLWSSTSLRSKGGELTNRNLLAMPVGLKQKDNVNAVVQKFLPANFTVILFHYDGNMDQWWDLEWSSKAIHIVAHNQTKWWFAKRFLHPDIVSIYDYVFLWDEDLGVENFNPQKYLKIVKKAGLEISQPALHPNSTEVHHRITVRSRTNVFHRRVYDSRGNMKCSNTSEGPPCTGFVEGMAPVFSRSAWFCTWNLIQNDLVHGWGMDMKLGYCAQGDRSKKVGIVDSEYIFHQGIQTLGGSGYPDKKNSARSGVTRRRGSATFDSRTEIRRQSTWELRTFKERWNRAVEEDKNWIDRSSSTRNRISNNRRFKRSSVISSLLQSQAEETRK, from the exons atggAGCATGATTTACCGTCTATTAAATCATGGAAGTCACTTGTTAAGAGGAGAAACAACCCTCAAGAAGGG GGCAAGTCATCGTGGAAAATGAAACCGGTCATGGCTCTCATGTGTACACTTCTTTTGATATTTTGGTATAAGACCACTAATATCCAGTATCAACAGACACAG ATAGAAGAAACAGATTACCCCTTTGAGATGGCAAAG GAATCTGAACCGGTGAGTGAGAAGTTGAAAGGGTTGCCTTTTGGCATCATACAGCCTAGATCAGATTTGGAGTTAAAGCCTCTTTGGTCAAGTACTAGTTTGAGGTCAAAG GGAGGTGAATTGACAAACCGTAACTTGTTGGCAATGCCGGTAGGACTTAAACAAAAGGATAATGTGAACGCTGTTGTACAGAAG TTTCTTCCGGCGAATTTCACTGTGATTCTGTTTCATTATGACGGAAACATGGATCAATGGTGGGATCTGGAGTGGAGCTCTAAAGCCATACACATTGTTGCACATAACCAGACAAAATG GTGGTTTGCGAAACGGTTTCTCCATCCTGATATCGTCTCCATTTACGATTATGTTTTCCTTTGGGATGAAGATCTTGGAGTTGAGAACTTCAACCCTCAAAA ATACTTGAAGATAGTTAAAAAAGCAGGACTTGAGATCTCTCAACCGGCCTTGCACCCAAACTCAACCGAAGTTCACCATAGAATCACAGTCCGGTCTAGAACAAATGTATTTCATAG ACGAGTTTATGATAGTAGAGGCAATATGAAGTGCTCAAATACTAGTGAAGGGCCTCCATGCACCGG ATTTGTTGAAGGAATGGCTCCAGTGTTTTCAAGATCTGCCTGGTTTTGCACTTGGAATCTAATACAA AATGATCTGGTTCATGGGTGGGGAATGGATATGAAACTTGGGTACTGTGCTCAG GGTGACCGTAGCAAGAAAGTTGGGATAGTGGACAGTGAATATATATTCCATCAAGGCATTCAAACTCTAGGTGGAAGTGGTTATCCCGACAAGaag AACTCAGCTCGCAGCGGAGTCACAAGG AGACGCGGTTCTGCAACTTTTGATTCAAGAACAGAG ATACGGAGGCAGTCAACATGGGAGCTTCGAACTTTTAAAGAACGATGGAACCGAGCGGTTGAGGAAGACAAGAACTGGATCGACCGGTCTTCATCGACCAGGAATCGTATCAGCAATAACCGGAGATTTAAGCGGAGTAGTGTGATTTCAAGTTTATTGCAGAGCCAAGCTGAAGAGACTAGAAAATAA
- the LOC103830519 gene encoding secretory carrier-associated membrane protein 3: MANKYDRNPFAEEEEVNPFANNNSGSVPAASNSRLSPLPPEPVGFDYGRTVDIPLDNDRSASQNLKKKEKELQAKEADLRRREQEVKRKEDAAARAGISIEVKNWPPIFPLIHHDIANEIPVHLQRLQYVAFATYLGLVLCLFWNIIAITTAWIKGEGVTIWLLALIYFIAGVPGGYVLWYRPLYRAFRTDSALSFGWFFMFYMLHIAFCVFAAVAPPVVFKGKSLAGILPAVDVLSGNTLVGIFYFIGFGLFCLESVVSIWVIQQVYMYFRGSGKQDELRREAARGALRAAV, translated from the exons ATGGCTAATAAGTATGATCGGAATCCATTcgctgaggaagaagaagtcaaTCCTTTCGCT AATAATAATAGTGGGAGTGTTCCGGCTGCATCGAACTCAAGACTCTCGCCTTTGCCTCCAGAGCCTGTTGGTTTCGATTATGGTCGAACCGTTGACATTCCTCTCGACAATGACAGATCCGCTTCACAG aatttgaagaagaaagaaaaggaaCTTCAAGCCAAAGAAGCTGACCTTAGACGAAGGGAGCAG GAGGTGAAGCGGAAAGAAGATGCTGCTGCACGAG CTGGAATAAGTATTGAAGTGAAAAACTGGCCGCCTATCTTCCCACTTATCCACCATGACATTGCAAATGAAATTCCTGTTCATCTCCAAAGGCTGCAGTATGTTGCCTTTGCTACCTATTTGG GGTTGGTTCTTTGTCTATTCTGGAATATTATTGCCATTACTACAGCTTGGATCAAAGGAGAAG GAGTGACGATATGGCTTCTTGCCCTTATTTACTTCATAGCCGGTGTCCCAGGAGGCTATGTGTTATGGTATCGTCCCCTCTACCGTGCCTTCAG AACTGATAGTGCATTGAGCTTTGGATGGTTTTTCATGTTCTATATG CTCCACATTGCTTTCTGTGTCTTTGCTGCCGTTGCTCCACCTGTTGTCTTCAAAGGCAAATCTCTTGC TGGGATCTTGCCTGCAGTAGATGTCTTAAGCGGTAATACATTGGTTGGG ATATTCTACTTCATTGGGTTTGGGCTTTTCTGCCTCGAATCAGTGGTCAGCATCTGGGTTATTCAG CAAGTGTATATGTACTTCCGAGGCAGTGGGAAACAAGATGAGCTGAGACGAGAAGCAGCAAGAGGAGCCCTCAGAGCCGCCGTATGA